A single window of Gossypium arboreum isolate Shixiya-1 chromosome 13, ASM2569848v2, whole genome shotgun sequence DNA harbors:
- the LOC108463148 gene encoding calcium-binding protein KRP1-like — MAKPSASASANPSTGFEDFLPIMANKLGGEGLIGELCNGFNLLMDSEKGVITFDSLKKNSALLGLQDLSDDDLRCMVKEGDFDGDGALNQMEFCVLMFRLSPELMEASGFFLEEAFAT; from the coding sequence ATGGCTAAACCTTCGGCTTCAGCATCTGCAAATCCTTCAACGGGTTTCGAGGATTTCTTGCCTATCATGGCTAACAAGCTTGGAGGGGAAGGTCTCATTGGTGAACTCTGCAATGGGTTTAATTTGTTGATGGACAGTGAAAAAGGGGTGATCACCTTCGACAGCCTGAAGAAGAATTCGGCATTGTTGGGTTTACAGGATTTGAGTGATGATGATTTGAGGTGTATGGTGAAAGAAGGAGATTTCGATGGCGATGGTGCGCTTAACCAGATGGAGTTTTGTGTTCTGATGTTTAGGTTAAGCCCAGAGTTAATGGAAGCGTCTGGGTTTTTCTTGGAAGAAGCTTTTGCAACATGA